The region GGATAAAATGCGGCCATGCTTGCGACGCTTCCCTGAGGAAATAAAATAGGTCATAACAGCAACTTACCATGTTagaccattttttttaagtgcaaataacatgaaacaaaaaaatacaggttACTTACCGTAGCTCCGGCCATGGCATGAACGAGTGTCTCATAGCTGAATAAAGGATTTTGAGGTgccattttaaaattattccagTGCCTCCTCTAAATAGGccacttaatttattatttttatttatttagtcttcggcacagaatatataatagtacttcTTCGGCTAGACTTGAAAAATACGTGACTTATTGACACACTCTATGGTTATTCAGGGTAGCCATCATCTGTATCTGTATAActtataaatgaaattttctCTTTACATATTGAAGAAAACAGGTTTTTATCCACACAAATTAAGCACAGCGCATAATTTCTAATGTTCACGTTCGTTCACTCATCATACACAACTGGACTGGACCGActgattataataaataatgtactcTGTGGGTGGGGGGACCAACCGACTGGACTGGACGTCGAGTGGTGTCAGGAGTACAACGGTTGTACCTACAGTACTTGCTTATAATATACTCTAAGTTCAGGCCTacaccacgaagtgcaaaactcgaatttcgtatgttgccgtccctctgacgcttacgtcatttaatacgcaagtgaaagggacggtgcgatacgaacttcgttttgtGAGTTTCATaagggggggctactacaaaaatcgaagttcgtatcgtaccgtctctttcactctcgtattaaataatataagcgtcagcgggacggcaagatacgaagttcgaatgttgcacttcgtaataAAGAGCATTcgtttgatattaaaataataagtatgcTACCACTCGTTATAAATTGTATTTGTCACGTATAACTATTCCGACCAAACCAGATCCTGATCCTACTTTCctatcaaaattcaaaactccgtgatattttttaatgGCTCCGTTTCCTCACTGTATGTTCTATCCTTGTTCTATCCGAACTTGTATATTGccataaaaaaagcattttgttCGTAGATTGATTTTACAAAGATTGATAAAAATGGGTGTCTTGGTTTAATGGTTTAATGGGGCAACATAGTGGCAACGTTGTCGTTTCtcatcatcagttatctgcacaAGTGTCGTTTCtcgaatatataataataataagcgccatctagtttcTAGCTTAGCTAGCATATATGTTCGCAtaactataggtagagtcattcacgttgacgcgtgccgtggttcttactACAGTGTCaatatgtctaattttgtcaatcaaaatcacgcgtcttcgtggatggcactaggtatataccCGTTAATATCCTatgagacagaacaactaaatatcaCTGTTTATTTCTTCGACGTGAATATTCTGCCCTCATAAGGCCATTGGCAGTATCTCATTTTTAGACATTTCGAGTAAACAGAGAAAATGTGTAAATTGATTACGCGTCATGttgtagataataatatacgGCCAATTTGCTTAGTTAATCTAATAAAGAATGTTTCATGCTACGTGAAATGAAGTTCTGTTGTGGCGACGTCCTTACGGGGTTCATGGTATAGCTTCGCAATATACCTACAACTTTCGCCATATACTAGTTTAATAATATGATCATAAGATGAACACTATTCGAGAACTTTAGATATAACTCTTAGATTATTTAATCTCGTTTACTATCACATACCCTCAAGTAGGATACGTGAGGAAATCGGGCTTCCGCCCACTGGCCTCCCAACAAATCCCATCACAGGCAGCCCAAACCACCAGAACCAACACACGGTTCAATACAAAGGTTTGATTACATTTAGTTACTATGAAAGCTCAACAAGCAATTtcgtcatacaaactttactTATCACGATTAGTGTTATTCTCTTGATCATATTGCTTTATATCGGACACTACATATGTAAGGAAAAGTATAAGGAACTCACCAGTGGTTGTTCTCTTACTCGATGCACTAATGCAATGTGCAACTTCTTTCCTATCCTCCTTACATACTCTTTATTCAAGTTAATGTCCTATTCAGTTATCAGTCCCGCTTTATTTTCGACTGTTAAAATTCAAACTAGTGACAGCTGTCAAGTGccataaaacaattactttattatACTGCCAGTGTTACCAATACAATGTCAATTACAGTTTAAGGTTAGCTCACCTTCAGGTATAATTCGCGCCTAGCCGCGACATCTGTcaaataaactatctattaaatagtatttccataaaataaaaatcggtgatttaaTCATTCGAGataatgaatattcgatgaaatgaaaaaatagggaACGTTCACTTTTAACTAATATTCGATTAAAattttgtcgacatttcaagggtaaaccaCCGAATACGAAGgcacaaatattttttggcaTAACAGAAGATGTCACAGCCCCATGAAtttcacaagaaaaaaaaaagttactgtcAAAATCTATAAGCGAcattgcggtttttttttctatggaaGTGTAGCCGTCTGACTGACGCAAGACTGACGTTAGTTATCTCTGAGTAGTCTGTCTGTGGTTTGTTTGATTGACTGACAGTGACATAACACATGACATTACAGAAGGAGTTGACGAGTTTTCACGAAGTCTTGTTCACGCTATGGTCTCTTCTCAATAGATGTAGGCTTCATCATTTGCATAGAAGCTAGCGAAATCTAGCGCTCCTTGTTAAAAATAACTTACCTATAAAATTCTGCTTTCTTGCCATAACCAAATATAATAGTGAAAGTACATCAATATGTTTTAtatcatattaaacattcatcttaataattaacattttattcAAAGATTAATTGAACTTTCTCAAGAAATTGAAAGGAACAGAGAACATTTACTAGTAACATTGCTACCTACTCGTTTATGGActgtactgcagggctactatgaaactcgaaactcgatgttcgtgtcgtgcggtccctctgacacttatactacttaatacgagagtgagaggacggtacgatacgaacttcgagtttcgatttacgtagtagccccgctgtatCTGTCATTGCTTTTCCgaggtaaaaaaacaaaatgtcggTTATGTCTGCAAAGTTTTAGAAAACTTGTGGTTTTACAGTTTTTCCAAccttttttgccgtttttttagtGAGTTGTGTTTTCATTTGTGTTTTAGTGCTTCCTCCTCCGTTAAATTCTCGCGTCGAGACGAGATAGACTGATTTTAGTATCTATTATCTACTGAACGTAATTGTTAAATATTATGTCTTTTCTCATTTGCTGCGTGCCTGGATGCATGACGAGAAGTGGAAAAGGTAACCATTCTAATAAATTAGTTTACCAATTGTAAGGTTGAGCTTTCAGTCTCTCATAAAATACCTATTGAAGTAAGCTTGGCAAAGGCGAATGATATCGCTAGGTATACATTCTAactgtatttaaaaggttaataataatcattaaccGTTGTTGAAATAGGGTTTCTTATTTTGATCAATGTTTTTGGCACCACAGCCATCGTATCACATCGTTATTATGCCGAAAAATATGCTGAGAGCCCTATGTCTCTGATTAAGGATAACAGATGGAATGATGATGAGGCTACCTCTGCGCTTTCCAGAGAAAAAAGGTCTTAAAAGACAGACAGATCATATAAGCctttatatacctatattataaggGATCATATATGTGATCATTTATGgggttccttttttttcttttgtggcACAAGTTCAAATTTGTTTTATGAGAATAAAGCACAATTGCATATTATATGTAAGAACAAGTGTGCACTTGTGCTTTTTATGAATCTGAAAAAAGAGTATAacataacttatttttatttttaggtgtaAGTCTTCATGCATTCCCAGATCCGGCGAAGGAAATGAACAGATTTCGAACGTGGGTTCAGAATGTTGGTGGTgatattgtttacctggatAGCCCCTTAGTCACATTTTACATGTGCTTAACATGCATAGTCTATTGCAAAAACTTATATATCAATAAATGGCGATTGATGAAACTGAATTAAAACCTTTTGCTTCCCTTGCTTTTTATCCCAACCCGTCATAGCGCAGAGATCTAAGCAAAATAGTAGTAAGACCATTAAAAGTAATACGTGGTATATTAACATTTGGTAAGTACtgatttttatagtaaaatttcCTAAGTGCCGTGAACTTAGTTGTCTTCTTCTATTTTGCACTATCTCAtacattttttacttaattttatctatAGGCGTAATATTGATAATCTACAGGATGAAATTTAGgacttaatataaaatttgtgtttcatgctcagttaaCGCTGGGTAGTATAGTGCAtttactcttttgttgaaataaatctaaaaaaaattgtggtttctatacattattgaaatacgaaatcatgaacaatgtatggaaaccggaAATTTCAtcagacttatttcaacaaagaagtaatgcattatattacccagcaatAACTGAGCATGAAACATTATTGTATAGATAGCTATGTATACGTAAGCGTACGCACGCACACATGCATAGGCGCGAGCTTTAACAATGAGAACTAGATGGCACctctttccatacaaaccaatacAAGTTCTGAGATACCCGTCTATCTCCCTAtaatactgtagtctttggtcTTGTTGATTTGTTGATGAAGTTAAAATTCTATGTTATTCAGTAATATATTACATGTACTAAAACGGAACCCACAGCTCTTTAACTTTCAGTGAGCTAATTGTGTATATAACATGAGTAATTCTAAAGcttaaatttattactttagcttgttaTGAATCTAATCATAAACAGACAGGATGAGAGTTTTTATGGCAGAAGATAATCTCTGTGCTCagaattttgttgaaattagttTCACACGGTAATGCTATAATAGCTGAAATTCTTAGGCTTAAAGACCACATCCCATCAATATTCTTGTAAGTATTAACTAGAATTATAATTCAACGTTTGCTGATGTTTATTGGTATTTTTAAtgagaatatttatttatttctttcccAGTTTAGAAAATAGAGAGTTACAGCAAAAGTATCAAGATGTTATCTTGGATTTTGGGTACTTTAGGATTGCAGATAATCAGGAAAAGAAAATCAATGCAAATGTGGTAATTACACtcttattaattatatattcaTTGTTTAATCACATTACTCATTAGTATCagattatacttcgtttttttagcattagaaaaagggtaaacaatcttgatgactctttttattgaaaaacgtttttaataaatcagtaactattacttatgataccaaatgcatgtaaatgatcataatgtccttgctaattgctacatatttgctgtgacttatatttcaagtgtttttcaagTAAAAGACaggtcaagatcgcttaccttctttctaatgctgaaaaaaataaaatatagtgcTATTAGCATATTAGCATATAATCATGTTTCATGTTTTGGTTTCAGAAATTGCAAGATTTGGATGATGATctcaaagaaaaatatttggaaatagTAAACAGGTTCTACTTGCTTTTTGAGAATATTCACCAGTACATCATAGATTTGAACTCGTTTGTAGAGCAGTTGTATGATGGGGCATTTATTCAGCAAAATATTGAGACAGTTATGAAAGATGTTGAAGGCAAACAGCTACTGGTtagtatgtatatgtattaaCACCAGGGTTCAAGGatatatatcaatacaaaaattggtttaaaaattagatatttttaagtaatttttggctaGTTTTTGGCCTTTGTTACTGTATTTCTACTTCCCAAATGGAGATGGCAGTAGTTAACAGATACTCCCTAATAGTAAGTTCTAATCCATTAATGGCAACACTTCTGCCGGCGTTAATGGCGACAGTTGTGTCAGAAAAATTTTGTTACGAAAGACtatgtttttgttgtatttattctattattttttacaaagaaagtaattgataaagttcagaaacaattttacttaatttattttacaaataataatatgtctttcatacaaaatggatatatattaaactttaatatattttttttttatatatgaaacaagcaagtgggtctcctgatatataaacatctgcaacaccaggggtatattCCAACCtatctaagatgggatacctcacgtgccataatttcaccggctgtctcactctatATATAGGATATATATCATATATCCAATTTTTTgatgtataataaatatcagatattttCAAACCCTGATTAACACTGATATAGATATATGGAGAGGAATAGCCTCCTAATCTAGCACAATAATGTTTGTAATTCaatgaaactaaacaaaaaccagatagctaagttgttagtgaccctgactatgaagctagcAGTTGCGGGTTCTATCCCTGTGGCAGGCAAATATTTatatgataaataataatgtttgtacttgagtcttggatgtttgtatatgtatttaagtacatatttatctataaatgTATGTCTATCCAttgtctagcacccatagtacaaagtttgcttagtttggagtattattattaactattaCAAGTTCCAGAACTCaagttttacatacatacatttctttttttatttgcagtgtGAATCTCTCTATTTATATGGAGCAATGTTACTAATATGTGACCTCTACATACCAGGGATGATCCGAGAGAGATTGCTAGTAGCATTCTACAGGTACAGCACAAGCCAGTCACAATCCAATGTTGATGATGTGTGCAAGTTACTAAGGGACACTGGCTATGATCAACAACATAAGAAAAGACCTGCCGACTATCCTGTTGAATATTTTGGGTATGCATTTCTTTGAATTGCATGTTAgggtgagggcaccagtcatgcacaggaaccaataatggaatatttttctgttaacccaatattaagaaacggatgctactttttctaaaactaataataataacacttatgtgcagataactgatgatcataattggtaaagttcatgaacGGTGAGCTATAAAGCATTGAATCctgctgtccattactggatactactgtgcttaacatgtccatgattggtgccatCACCCTAACTTCAACATTAGCATAAACTTTTACTCCtttcatctactcaaaggttgactggtagagatcccttaaagataagttcacctttgtacaagtatctcaaagtttgtcaattgtgttttgtttcttttctgtAGTACACTaaagaatttacatacatacttttatatgagaatttaactttgtgtaaacTTTGTATAGACGTGTTAACATCCACCCATACTTTATTGAAAAAGTGATTGGAAAACTGAGATCTGAGGATATATACAATCAGTTAGCAGTGTACACCACGCCGGAGCATCAAGCCTCTGCTCTGGCAACACAGGCCAGCATGCTTGTTGTATGCCTATTCTTCATGCCCCAATATCTACACAGTGATGTATCCAAAATGCGTGAGATAGCAGATAAATTCTTCCCCAGCAATTGGATTATCCCCATTTATATGGGAGTAACAGTAAATGTTATTGATTACTGGGAAAACTTTAAAGCGGCTAAGCTGGCACTTAGTAACACCTGCAACAGCAAGATGGTAAAAGAAGTTTTCTCAAAACGGGGAAGCGCTGTGCCCATGCTGATAAATAAGACCCATCAATTGTTGAAAGAAGGTGTAATGACTGATGATTTTGTTTTggataacataaataaaattttgaacttGCTTATAAACTCAAATTTTGTTTTGCGCTGGTTGCTTTTGCATAACAGTCATGTTATATTTTATGATACCAATAAAAAAAGCAAGCAGCTCAAGGAACTAGTTTTAAAAGAATCCGGTTATGATCCATTAAAAATTTTAGAACTGCTTATAAGTACTGCTGAGCTGGAGTTGAAAGTTAGAGAAATGTTGAACAGACTGCTTGAGAACAGAAACGAATCATGGAACACCAGCAAAACTGAAGCACTGGAAGCTCTTAACAATTTAGCAGAACTTTTTTCGGGCGACAAATCTTTTACGAAAGTTAAAGAAAATGATCAGTTAAAACAGTGGTTTACAAATATAGCAAATCAGATAAAGTCAGTTGGGGAGTCAATCACAACAAAATCAATGAAGAAAATAACTCAGCTTATCCAAGCATTAGATGAAGTAGAGGAATTCCATGGCATTAAAAGCGCCTCAACTGTTTTACAGTTCCTTTCGGAAAGTAAAGATGCACTAAAGAATGCTTTAAGAGCTGCATCCCTAAAAGAAGACTCTCTGGTGACCCTAGAAATTGCAGCTGATGTCAGTTATGCATGGTGCATTATTGACTCATACACACAGATTATGCAAGAGAGCATAAAGATGATCCAGCTGTTACAAGTAGGCTCAGAGCACTGTTTCTCAAACTTGCCAGTGCTATGGAAATACCATTACTGAGAATAAATCAGGCTCACAGTGATGACTTGATTTCAGTATCTCAATATTACAGCAGTGAGCTGATAAAGTACATTCAAAAGGTTCTGCAAATCATTCCAGAGATGGTGTTTAGTATTGTAGAGAAAATTATAGATCTTCAGACATGGACTATTAAGGAGATACCAACGAGATTAGACAAAGAGAGGTTAAAGGAATTTGCTCAATTAGAACAAAGGATGGAAGTTGCCAAACTCACTCATTCTGCATCTACATTTACGACTGGTGAGTTGAGGATTTTAGACTGTTAAGCCGAATTTTACGTGAGAATATAATTGAAAGGGAATTTAGTGAATCTGTTTTTATTTAAGGCATCTTGGACATGCGGTCTACTTTGGTGGGCGTCATAAGAGTGGACCCAGCTGAACTACTGGAAGATGGCTTGCTGAAAGAACTGGACACGCACATTAGCAAGAAATTTGTAGAATTTCTTGAACCTCAGAGTAGGAAACCTTTGGCCCCAAACACATTATTGATACGATTGCAGAAATTAGCAGAAAGCATGGATGGTTACAAGAGATCTTTAGAGTATATCCAAGATTACATAAATATACATGGTTTGAGGATTTGGCAAAAACAGGTACTTAACATCTTTCATCATAGCAAATACCAAAACTCTGAAAGTATCATAaacttttaaagttaaaaaaaaatgtataaaaaaaattgtgcatgAACTTTGGCAAATTTTTAAGTTGATAAAAGAACCTGACTGGGTTTTGTACTATGAAGAAAATATTTACTGACTGAATATTATGTGTTTAGGTATCTGCGATAATTGTTGAGAGTGTCGCTAAGGAAATCAGTTTACGCAAAGGAGTGACGCTATACAGCCCTTCCGCAGGATTCATGGGTAGCCTGGCGAGGCAAATTGCTCAGCTAACGGATGCTAGGTAAGAGTATTATGTCTCTAGCTTATTTACTACTAGGTACTTTACTATTTTAAACCTAcgtctgggcacaggcctattTTCGCGATGAGGCAATGCAATGAGACAGTAGGAATGAAAGATTATAAAAAACCGAGCAATTGCGAGTCATCGTGTGTCGTGCGTGCATCgatcgagggttccgtacatctcTAAATAGTAAGAAAGAGCTGTTCGTAATTTCACTGTCTCACTTTTTTTGTTGGCCGGTTCACTTGAAATGCCCCACTAAGTGGTTTTTCATAAACTTAATTGATCTGTTTATTGATTTGCAGAGTATGCAGCTACATTAATATATGCACAGCATGGTTCGACATCAAAAGTCAAACTGAAATTGTTAATACAAAAACTTTCGCAAAATTAAATGAAGCTATCGGAGTGGTTGGCTTGCACGGGCTGGACACTCTGTACGCGTTTATGATTAAAAACCAACTGCAAACCGTTCAGCAAATATTTAAGAGCGGTCAGGACAAGATAAATGTTAGCAATTTGAATGTTGATGTAAAGGACATTGAGTTAGCCATTACAAAGGGCCAAAAGGTTTTACAGCAATTAGCAGATGTGATAGTGCTAATCGGCACACTTCAAGTTCTTAGAAGACATATAGCATATCAATTGAACAGCACGGCTAAGTTTGACTCTGCGCATTTGGAATCCTCCCTGCAGACAATGAATGAGTAGGTAACcttattatgtaattatttgacctcttcaccgccacaaaacaaacgaagtgacgtgctctgtacgccacagaaaatcCAGCGACAAATCatcttgatttttaattccattgcagaaggattagtaatttggagttgaatgttggtcatgtatagatgaccgtggcgtgtgaggcattccattggctgtcacgactggatgtgactggggcggtgaagaggttaaaattggacacgtattttttctttcgtcaatcaaacaaaaaatgacaaagatgaagctcgTCAAAGTTCAGGAGTGGAGGCCCGGGACGTTACATGCCGCCTGCCGCGCTAAAAAGCGTcacacggcgtgacgtcacgcgcgCGACACACGCGGATCTTgactggctatatcttcatgTTCTGTTTAATTCGGAAATAGTCCAATATTGTACGATTTGATCCAACTGATGGacttatttgattttttaaatcaactaGCCTATTTTCGTTGCCATAGTATGGCCGAGGACTTTGCTTCATGagtcaccatggaaccatttcacagtgaaaatggtatcaaaaatacaaactgaattatagatgcatagaaaaaccagaaaaataagaccagcgctgggaatcgaacccaggtcctcggcattccgtgccacgtgctataccactacaccaacactggacagtgatacagacacgaatttctccaatgcaacacatatctcagcttgtttgttttcttatttagtcacttaagcagcgacactagcgacatctatgctgtagccctcatcgagaaactttcagcaccccattgggactaaccgctcacccggacaagagatgtcgttactaagcaatcaaattaagattgtttttttggaatctttttgtattttttatttcaattccaaattatttttttgcttcttctactttcatcccgtaaaacccatatcgaaaatagaaactgaaatatagatgcatagaaaaaccagaaaaataagtcctcggcattccgtgccacgtgctataccactacaccaccattGGACAGTGATATGATACAGAcagaatttctcctatgcaccacatatctcagcttgtttgttttcttatttagtcacttaagcagcgacactagcgtcatctatgctgtagccctcatcgagaaactttcagcaccccattggaactaaccgctcacccggacaagagatgtcgttattaagcaatcaaattaagattgttgttttttggaatctttttgtattttttatttcaactccaaatatttttttttgttacttttacggtcatcctgtaaaacccatatcgaaaatacaaactaaatctATATTTCTAtgatctatatttcagttttggAAAGGTTGGAAACCTTTTggaaaggttccatggtggatcatgcatgaattaaagtccttgaccgtataCACCTACACCTACAAAAGTGAGTTAATTACAGAGAAGCTTGAACTTTCCAATACGGCCTGAACTTTTAGGACATTTTGTATGCGAACATATTTTTTCCTTACAGATCATTGCtgaatgaattaaaaataaatccagAATCAAATCCAAAAGTCACAGCGGAACTTTTGAAGTATTTGGAAGACTATCTTGTTAGGTGTGGAATATATGAGCCGTTTGAAAAGATTTACATCAGGAATGCAGCTGAATTTTCCATCGTTGACATGGGCCGTGTTTGCGCCATTCTATTGATATCACAGCTAACCAAAATGCAGTTTTGCCAGACAACAGGTTCGTCAGTCATTCTTAATTATACCTACGAGCAAGCGCCATTTTGTCGCTTGTCGCTCATGTCTTTCTGTTACTATGTTAATTAAGTTAAACAGAGCGCTACAGAACAATATACGACCCTTGGTAATCTGCTAGATAAGAAGcatgttttatgatttaaaattatgttacaGGTGACCTTATTTCAAGGAAAGCTGGGGAAAACATTGATGGCTACCCATTCCTCGTAGGTATCTACACATTGCTGCGCCAAGTTGGAAGAGACAATATTGAAACGTTTGTGTCGTTCTTGAGTGCTTATATGAAAAATGCTACTCTTTCCAAGTAAGTGCAATTAAAACGCatctatttttaaacatttagcCATCAACTTAGTCAGCCGCCGGAAGTATTTGAGGAAATCCACTCAATTAAAAAAAGCTGATTTTCGTTTAAGTACCCTActactaagattggttttttggaatctttttgtattttttatttcaattctaaatttttacttttacggtcatcccggtaaacctaaattgaaaatacaaactgaaatatacatgGCAACACTCAGTTCCATTTTTTCTAATTGTCCGTCTGGCAACACTAGTTCTAGGAAAGCTTTTTCTCTGTACCCACGAAAGCTCTGCAATGCAGGCTATATTGttgttaaagtttttatttcataactagcttttgcccgcgacttcgtccgcgtgtacctactttagttatcagggcatatgttttaattaacccccgttataattgtgacatgTGTATCTGTGCGTATAGCGAAGTACTGCCGTAAACGGTAGGTAACAGTTTtctacagtaggtacctacttacttcgctataaacaattttttttactagttttgaagctagtttatgaaaagttttgcgcaaagcacgagagtaaattaattatttcgtaTGCTTCCGGCGAGAACGAACCTTACTCTAGAACCCGAAGTATAATTCGAAATTGCACtgtatataatattttgtaaattaggtaaaagataaataagaacggtaaatcacacaaaaatcacGCTTCCTTAATATTATcgattttattatgcacaacccgatgagtaatttttaagttaggtaggtactgcaataaaattgcaattatttgcaaatttatttcacacatcattttaaatatgtatttaatttccacattttagttgtacattttgtatgaaaaacccccTCCCCTATTGAAGTTGCCAACATCatacggatcattttaaattgtgaccagccatatttttagtctagaaataaggaagtctcatagaaactcccccctaataagtcgaaagctacttctgctttctttatctttgcctacgcagataatttttatttgtattcagGACCCTAGTtagtataccaattttcatactgctaagtccagaaatgagaaaatttccatacaaactttaccccccattaTACCGCTTTAGGGGAATTgtatccatttcacctacacagataatttttgattgtaatcgagaacttatactcCTATTTTcgtacttctaagtccagaaatgagaaaattttcatacaaactttactCCCCCAATTTCCCCTTTAGGGGAATGTAATTTCagcta is a window of Choristoneura fumiferana chromosome 8, NRCan_CFum_1, whole genome shotgun sequence DNA encoding:
- the Strump gene encoding LOW QUALITY PROTEIN: WASH complex subunit strump (The sequence of the model RefSeq protein was modified relative to this genomic sequence to represent the inferred CDS: inserted 1 base in 1 codon; deleted 1 base in 1 codon), with translation MRVFMAEDNLCAQNLLKLVSHGNAIIAEILRLKDHIPSIFFLENRELQQKYQDVILDFGYFRIADNQEKKINANVKLQDLDDDLKEKYLEIVNRFYLLFENIHQYIIDLNSFVEQLYDGAFIQQNIETVMKDVEGKQLLCESLYLYGAMLLICDLYIPGMIRERLLVAFYRYSTSQSQSNVDDVCKLLRDTGYDQQHKKRPADYPVEYFGRVNIHPYFIEKVIGKLRSEDIYNQLAVYTTPEHQASALATQASMLVVCLFFMPQYLHSDVSKMREIADKFFPSNWIIPIYMGVTVNVIDYWENFKAAKLALSNTCNSKMVKEVFSKRGSAVPMLINKTHQLLKEGVMTDDFVLDNINKILNLLINSNFVLRWLLLHNSHVIFYDTNKKSKQLKELVLKESGYDPLKILELLISTAELELKVREMLNRLLENRNESWNTSKTEALEALNNLAELFSGDKSFTKVKENDQLKQWFTNIANQIKSVGESITTKSMKKITQLIQALDEVEEFHGIKSASTVLQFLSESKDALKNALRAASLKEDSLVTLEIAADVSYAWCIIDSYTQIMQESIKXDPAVTSRLRALFLKLASAMEIPLLRINQAHSDDLISVSQYYSSELIKYIQKVLQIIPEMVFSIVEKIIDLQTWTIKEIPTRLDKERLKEFAQLEQRMEVAKLTHSASTFTTGILDMRSTLVGVIRVDPAELLEDGLLKELDTHISKKFVEFLEPQSRKPLAPNTLLIRLQKLAESMDGYKRSLEYIQDYINIHGLRIWQKQVSAIIVESVAKEISLRKGVTLYSPSAGFMGSLARQIAQLTDARVCSYINICTAWFDIKSQTEIVNTKTFAKLNEAIGVVGLHGLDTLYAFMIKNQLQTVQQIFKSGQDKINVSNLNVDVKDIELAITKGQKVLQQLADVIVLIGTLQVLRRHIAYQLNSTAKFDSAHLESSLQTMNESLLNELKINPESNPKVTAELLKYLEDYLVRCGIYEPFEKIYIRNAAEFSIVDMGRVCAILLISQLTKMQFCQTTGDLISRKAGENIDGYPFLVGIYTLLRQVGRDNIETFVSFLSAYMKNATLSKSKSSEVSYEGACIGRVLEIFCETFKYNYNKIEDKLPIAMLTQTFQK